The following are from one region of the Ruficoccus amylovorans genome:
- a CDS encoding IS5 family transposase, whose protein sequence is MRVKTGSEQSNLFDILKHAEASASHRKSSLDRLEVIDWEAFRPLLAELLAYGDQSKGGRIPWCPVLMLKVLVLQRFFDLSDPETEFQILDRFSFLRFLGLRLGDGAPDHATIWAFKERLGADGMLAVFELFNEQLRGQGLIASCGKIIDASFIEAPKQRNRRDENEQIKRGEVPERIARKPRRQCQKDLDARWTQKNNQSYYGYKNHIKMDAASKFIETFTVTNAAVHDSQPVGKLLRESDRETVLWADSAYVGPFIAALLKRFAMLANICEKGTCTRPLSRKQKQANKEKSRIRSRVEHAFGRIAQFGGDRFRRIGQQRCCFETALTNLTYNLDRYAMFHARA, encoded by the coding sequence ATGCGCGTAAAGACTGGCAGTGAGCAGAGCAATCTCTTTGATATTTTGAAGCATGCGGAGGCGAGTGCTTCGCATCGCAAGAGCAGCCTGGACCGGCTTGAGGTGATCGACTGGGAGGCGTTCCGTCCTTTGCTGGCGGAGCTTCTGGCCTATGGCGACCAAAGCAAAGGTGGTCGCATTCCTTGGTGCCCGGTGTTGATGTTGAAGGTGCTGGTGTTGCAACGTTTTTTCGACCTGTCCGACCCGGAGACGGAGTTCCAGATATTGGACCGCTTCAGCTTCCTGCGTTTCTTGGGGTTACGCCTTGGCGATGGCGCTCCCGACCATGCCACGATCTGGGCCTTTAAGGAACGTCTGGGTGCCGATGGGATGCTGGCGGTGTTTGAGTTGTTCAACGAGCAACTGCGCGGGCAAGGGTTGATAGCCAGTTGCGGCAAGATCATCGACGCCAGTTTTATCGAGGCTCCCAAGCAGCGCAACCGCCGTGACGAGAACGAGCAGATCAAACGTGGCGAGGTACCCGAACGCATCGCGCGCAAGCCGCGCCGCCAGTGTCAGAAGGACTTGGATGCTCGCTGGACGCAAAAGAACAACCAGAGCTATTACGGCTACAAGAACCACATCAAAATGGACGCGGCCAGCAAGTTCATCGAGACCTTCACCGTCACAAACGCCGCTGTTCACGACTCCCAGCCCGTCGGGAAACTGCTGCGTGAAAGCGACCGCGAGACCGTACTGTGGGCCGACAGCGCCTATGTCGGTCCGTTCATCGCCGCGTTGCTCAAGCGCTTCGCCATGCTCGCCAACATCTGCGAAAAAGGCACCTGCACACGTCCACTCAGCCGCAAGCAAAAGCAAGCCAACAAGGAAAAGAGCCGCATCCGCTCCCGAGTCGAACACGCCTTCGGACGCATCGCCCAGTTCGGCGGCGATCGTTTCCGCCGTATCGGACAGCAACGATGTTGCTTCGAAACGGCGTTAACCAACCTCACTTACAACCTCGACCGCTATGCCATGTTCCACGCCAGGGCATGA
- a CDS encoding paraquat-inducible protein A, with the protein MKPGFWGVENYLPVGEPESKSILSGICHLALSGDLFLASLLLGFSVLFPVWKLCVFYSAVYRLEHGLPATRSLKFAGTLGKFSMLDVIVMGMLVLAFQSFPGGTRIHIEWGIGFFLLSVILSIVASIQIKPLSH; encoded by the coding sequence ATGAAGCCCGGCTTTTGGGGCGTGGAGAATTACCTCCCGGTCGGCGAGCCCGAGAGCAAGTCCATCCTATCGGGCATCTGTCACCTGGCCCTCTCCGGGGATCTCTTTCTGGCCAGCCTTCTGCTGGGGTTCTCAGTGCTGTTCCCTGTCTGGAAGCTCTGCGTGTTTTACAGCGCTGTCTATCGACTGGAGCATGGGCTTCCGGCTACCAGGTCGCTCAAGTTTGCCGGAACGCTGGGGAAGTTCTCCATGCTGGATGTGATTGTCATGGGCATGCTCGTCCTGGCCTTTCAATCCTTCCCAGGCGGCACACGTATTCATATCGAATGGGGCATCGGCTTTTTTCTGCTCTCCGTAATCCTGAGCATCGTCGCGTCTATCCAGATCAAGCCCCTGAGCCATTAA
- a CDS encoding nucleotidyltransferase domain-containing protein: MNSLEQIFPKARAELLRLLFADSGQSLHLRDLARLSHLAVGTIQREIANMREAGLVLEKRDGNRLYFRANPEHPLYPELHSIALKTTGWLAQLTEALRPVEGIDLAFVYGSFASDTATAQSDIDLLVIGSVGLRQLAPRLRPLSATLGREINPNAISPQSYAEKLRARDAYITDVTTKPKRWIIGSDDELAKLA; the protein is encoded by the coding sequence TTGAATTCCCTCGAACAAATTTTTCCGAAAGCCAGGGCTGAGTTACTGAGGCTGCTTTTTGCGGACTCGGGCCAGTCGCTGCACTTGCGTGACCTCGCGCGATTGAGCCATTTAGCGGTTGGCACCATTCAACGGGAAATCGCCAACATGCGGGAGGCTGGTCTTGTGCTTGAGAAAAGAGACGGCAATCGGCTCTATTTCAGGGCAAACCCGGAGCATCCTCTGTACCCCGAATTACACAGTATTGCACTGAAAACAACCGGCTGGCTAGCGCAACTGACAGAAGCACTGAGACCCGTTGAGGGCATTGACCTTGCGTTTGTCTACGGTTCCTTTGCCTCCGATACCGCCACTGCGCAAAGTGATATTGATCTTCTGGTGATCGGCTCCGTTGGCTTGCGTCAACTGGCTCCCCGTCTCCGGCCACTGTCGGCAACGCTCGGCAGGGAAATCAACCCCAACGCGATCTCTCCTCAGTCCTATGCAGAGAAGTTGCGGGCGAGGGATGCCTACATTACGGACGTGACAACCAAACCCAAACGGTGGATTATTGGCAGCGACGATGAGCTTGCAAAGTTGGCATAA
- a CDS encoding IS5 family transposase — translation MRVKTGSSQSNLFDILKHADSASQRKSSLDRLDVIDWETFRALLEERLSYGDQSKGGRIPWCPVLMLKVLVLQRFFDLSDQETEFQILDRFSFLRFVGLRPGDGSPDHATIWSFKERLGAEGMVAVFELFNEQLRTQGLIASCGKIIDASFIEAPKQRNRRHENEQIKRGEVPERIAKRPRRACQKDLDARWTQKNHVSYFGYKNHVKVDAASKFIETFTVTNAAVHDSQPVGKLLRESDREAVLWADSAYVGPFIAALLKGFAMLANICEKGTAARPLSREQKRANRQKSRIRSRVEHAFGRIAQFGGDRFRRIGQRRCRFETALTNLTYNLDRYAMFHARG, via the coding sequence ATGCGCGTAAAGACTGGTAGCAGCCAAAGCAATCTCTTCGACATTTTGAAACACGCGGACAGCGCTTCGCAGCGTAAGAGCAGCCTGGATCGGCTTGATGTGATCGATTGGGAGACGTTTCGTGCGTTGCTTGAGGAGCGCCTTTCCTACGGCGACCAAAGCAAGGGTGGGCGCATTCCGTGGTGTCCGGTTTTGATGCTCAAGGTGCTGGTATTGCAGCGCTTCTTTGACCTATCGGACCAAGAGACAGAGTTTCAGATTCTTGATCGCTTCAGCTTTCTGCGCTTTGTGGGGCTACGCCCCGGCGATGGTTCTCCCGATCACGCGACGATCTGGTCCTTTAAGGAACGCCTTGGAGCCGAGGGGATGGTTGCTGTGTTCGAGTTGTTCAACGAGCAACTGCGCACTCAGGGCTTGATCGCCAGTTGCGGCAAGATCATCGACGCCAGTTTTATCGAGGCTCCCAAGCAGCGCAACCGCCGCCATGAGAACGAACAGATCAAGCGCGGCGAGGTGCCCGAACGCATCGCCAAGAGGCCGCGCCGGGCCTGCCAGAAGGATCTCGATGCGCGTTGGACGCAGAAGAACCATGTATCCTATTTTGGATACAAGAACCACGTCAAAGTCGATGCGGCCAGCAAGTTTATCGAGACCTTCACCGTCACAAACGCCGCCGTCCACGACTCCCAACCGGTCGGGAAACTGCTGCGTGAGAGCGACCGCGAGGCCGTGCTGTGGGCCGACAGCGCTTACGTCGGGCCGTTCATCGCCGCGCTGCTCAAAGGCTTCGCCATGCTCGCCAACATCTGCGAAAAGGGCACTGCCGCCCGTCCGCTCAGCCGTGAACAAAAGCGTGCCAACAGGCAAAAGAGCCGCATCCGCTCCCGCGTCGAACACGCCTTCGGCCGCATCGCCCAGTTCGGCGGCGACCGCTTCCGACGTATCGGCCAGAGACGATGTCGCTTCGAAACCGCCCTTACCAACCTCACCTACAACCTCGACCGCTATGCCATGTTCCATGCCAGGGGCTGA
- a CDS encoding glycoside hydrolase family 130 protein: protein MSFDDQLNDLLARHERLVTRPNEVDPDFYNGIYRRYQHCVLTRDHVPVFWRYDLNPQTNPRLLERLGVNAAMNSGAIYRDGKFYLVARMEGNDRKSFFAVAESPNGIDNFRFHEKPLLVPELPGDGTNLYDMRLTEHEDGWIYGTFCVERRPEGAPAADQSVAEAQCGIVRTRDLITWERLPDFQSPSPQQRNVVLHPEFVDGKYAWYTRPQDGFIDAGSGGGIGFALSESTNPAICGEEKIIDARLYHTIKEVKNGAGAPPIKTERGWLHVAHGVRACAAGLRYVLYVFVTDLNDPAKVIAAPGGHFIAPLGDERVGDVSNVVFSNGVAVRGEELFIYYASCDTRMHVATSDIPTMLDYAFNTPPDARRTGPCTQQRIELIERNLAYCNAKGICLELGC from the coding sequence ATGAGCTTTGACGACCAACTCAACGACCTCCTTGCCCGCCACGAACGTCTTGTCACGCGTCCCAACGAAGTGGACCCGGATTTCTATAACGGCATCTACCGGCGCTATCAGCACTGTGTGCTGACGCGGGATCACGTACCGGTCTTCTGGCGCTACGACCTCAACCCGCAGACGAACCCGCGGCTGCTGGAGCGTCTCGGGGTGAATGCTGCGATGAACTCGGGTGCGATCTATCGCGACGGTAAGTTTTATCTCGTGGCACGTATGGAGGGCAATGACCGCAAGAGTTTCTTCGCCGTGGCCGAAAGCCCGAACGGGATCGACAACTTCCGCTTCCATGAAAAGCCGCTGCTCGTCCCCGAGTTGCCCGGCGACGGCACGAATCTCTACGACATGCGTCTCACCGAGCATGAAGACGGCTGGATCTACGGTACGTTCTGCGTGGAGCGCCGCCCGGAGGGAGCGCCCGCCGCCGACCAGTCGGTGGCCGAGGCTCAGTGTGGCATCGTCCGCACCCGCGACCTGATCACCTGGGAGCGCCTGCCGGACTTCCAGAGCCCCTCGCCCCAGCAGCGCAACGTGGTGCTACATCCGGAATTCGTGGACGGGAAATACGCCTGGTACACGCGCCCTCAGGACGGTTTTATCGATGCGGGCTCGGGCGGCGGCATAGGCTTTGCGCTCTCCGAGTCCACGAACCCCGCCATCTGCGGTGAGGAGAAGATCATTGATGCGCGCCTCTACCACACGATCAAGGAAGTGAAGAACGGCGCGGGTGCTCCACCGATCAAGACCGAGCGTGGCTGGCTGCATGTCGCCCACGGGGTGCGGGCCTGTGCGGCAGGCCTGCGCTATGTGCTCTATGTCTTCGTCACGGACCTGAATGACCCGGCGAAGGTCATCGCTGCGCCCGGTGGACACTTCATCGCGCCGCTGGGAGACGAGAGAGTCGGGGACGTTTCCAATGTGGTTTTCAGTAACGGCGTGGCCGTCCGGGGCGAGGAGCTCTTCATCTACTACGCCTCCTGCGATACCCGCATGCATGTGGCCACCAGCGATATTCCCACCATGCTGGATTACGCTTTTAATACCCCTCCGGACGCCCGCCGCACCGGCCCCTGCACCCAGCAGCGTATCGAGCTGATCGAGCGCAACCTCGCCTACTGCAACGCAAAGGGAATATGTTTGGAGTTGGGCTGTTGA
- a CDS encoding XylR family transcriptional regulator, with product MSTQTDSARKRPPKKQAERPCILLALGWYSPAIHRGIARYARQAGWVLDASMARDGSIPRPRSFDGIVSLLREGRKLRDFVARCGKPVVNIGDIRLPGIPNVRCNDAAIGHLAADHFLSRGFRHAAFFLRSRTPSALERMRAFEQCLLRQEATFYLIDATSARTRASRQGQPIDWLGGELMKLPRPLAVFSEHDEASIEVLNACRARQIPVPEQVAVLGVDNDPLRCDFAPVPLSSIDNNQEAEGYHAAALLGQLLKGKTVRKSETLIPPLGVTTRLSTEIFAVEHPHVASALRHIWQHYTGPVNAKTVAATVPISYRRLHDAFQQSLGRTLAEEITLKRLEKAQQLLVDTKLRAHEIAHLSGFPGEDRMGRVFRRILNQSPLEYRKKNSLAGTVEPHSLCNGAPFPFCR from the coding sequence GTGTCTACGCAGACAGACAGCGCGCGCAAACGCCCCCCTAAAAAACAAGCAGAGCGCCCCTGCATCCTGCTCGCACTGGGCTGGTATTCGCCCGCTATCCACCGTGGCATCGCCCGCTACGCGCGCCAGGCCGGATGGGTACTCGACGCCAGCATGGCCCGCGATGGCAGCATCCCGCGCCCCCGCTCCTTTGACGGCATCGTGTCGCTCCTGCGCGAAGGAAGAAAACTACGCGATTTCGTCGCACGCTGCGGCAAACCCGTCGTCAACATCGGAGACATCCGCCTGCCAGGTATCCCCAATGTCCGGTGTAACGACGCAGCCATCGGGCACCTGGCTGCCGATCACTTCCTTAGTCGCGGCTTCCGGCACGCTGCATTTTTCCTGCGCTCACGCACACCTTCAGCCCTTGAGCGCATGCGCGCTTTTGAGCAATGTCTGCTGAGGCAAGAGGCTACCTTTTATCTCATCGACGCCACCTCGGCAAGAACCCGGGCCTCGCGCCAGGGGCAACCCATCGACTGGCTCGGTGGCGAACTGATGAAACTGCCGCGCCCGCTGGCGGTTTTCTCCGAGCATGATGAAGCCTCCATTGAGGTGCTCAATGCCTGTCGCGCGCGGCAGATCCCCGTCCCCGAGCAGGTCGCCGTGCTCGGTGTGGACAACGACCCCCTCCGCTGCGACTTCGCACCGGTGCCGCTCTCCAGCATCGACAACAACCAGGAGGCCGAAGGCTACCATGCCGCCGCGCTGCTCGGCCAGTTGCTGAAAGGCAAGACGGTCAGAAAATCAGAGACCCTTATCCCGCCACTAGGCGTAACGACACGCCTGAGCACCGAGATCTTCGCCGTCGAGCATCCCCATGTAGCGTCTGCCCTCCGCCATATCTGGCAGCACTACACCGGCCCCGTCAACGCGAAGACCGTGGCCGCAACCGTCCCCATCTCCTATCGCCGCCTGCACGATGCCTTTCAGCAGTCGCTGGGCCGCACCCTCGCCGAGGAGATCACCCTCAAGCGCCTGGAAAAGGCCCAACAGCTGCTGGTGGACACCAAACTACGCGCCCACGAAATCGCCCACCTCAGCGGTTTCCCCGGCGAGGACCGTATGGGCCGCGTCTTTCGGCGCATCCTCAACCAGTCCCCACTCGAGTACAGGAAGAAAAACAGCCTCGCAGGGACAGTTGAGCCTCACTCCTTATGCAATGGTGCGCCTTTTCCATTTTGCCGCTAA
- a CDS encoding tyrosine-type recombinase/integrase, whose product MSKKLSKYTPMARPAKKERFKVEAFKNASGSTAYRVAGYRPDGERIRKNFRYKADAIEYRACLERDSDEGKYDIQLARTKLTPSQLADAETALSHTPGQSLTEQVLELKGMKERVAKVSNIGLENAVAFFEKHYRPEIATIGIHQACERFLASRIGRSEQTVEYYRKCLRLLITPDPNKQVHGFTTRDMATALSGYDHIGTQRTYRRGLNAFFNWAVRAKYCLENPCDHLEALPRQKRDVVILRLEEVRQLLCASCRYQEGVMAASIAIMLFAGLRPSELSDLTPADVREGNLIISGGKMEGKIKRRVPIVPVLASWLETYPFTGVPKNWYKKVEVLKRAVQPEQWVSDILRHTSISYQIERDEDIGKVATRNGTSDSMITLHYRDVVEDPADVTAFWTLTPESVKDVVLAGALPARHSLSWPSDRDLKVLVWEKPLSRLADGLGVSDQAIRKRCLKRGIELPKNGHWQRERRTG is encoded by the coding sequence TTGTCCAAAAAGTTGTCCAAATATACCCCTATGGCAAGACCGGCAAAGAAGGAGCGATTCAAGGTTGAGGCATTCAAGAACGCTTCGGGGAGCACAGCCTATCGTGTTGCAGGGTACCGTCCTGATGGCGAGCGTATCCGTAAAAATTTCCGTTACAAGGCCGATGCGATCGAGTACCGGGCCTGCTTGGAACGTGATAGCGACGAGGGGAAATACGATATCCAGCTCGCACGCACGAAATTAACCCCCTCCCAGCTCGCGGATGCTGAGACCGCGTTGAGCCATACCCCTGGGCAGTCCTTGACCGAACAGGTCTTGGAATTGAAGGGCATGAAGGAGCGCGTTGCCAAGGTCAGTAATATAGGGCTGGAAAACGCGGTGGCTTTTTTCGAGAAGCACTACCGACCCGAGATTGCCACGATAGGCATCCATCAAGCTTGCGAACGGTTTCTGGCTTCGCGGATAGGCCGCTCAGAACAGACGGTCGAGTATTACCGCAAGTGCTTGAGACTCCTGATAACTCCCGACCCCAACAAGCAGGTTCACGGGTTTACGACCCGGGATATGGCCACTGCCCTGTCCGGCTATGACCACATTGGAACCCAGCGCACCTACCGTCGCGGACTGAATGCCTTTTTCAACTGGGCAGTCCGGGCAAAATATTGCCTGGAAAACCCCTGTGACCATCTGGAAGCATTACCCCGTCAAAAGCGCGATGTCGTAATCCTTCGGCTGGAGGAAGTTCGGCAACTACTGTGTGCCTCCTGTCGCTACCAAGAGGGGGTGATGGCTGCTTCGATTGCCATCATGCTCTTTGCGGGATTGCGTCCCAGCGAGCTATCCGACCTGACTCCCGCAGATGTACGGGAGGGGAACCTCATCATCTCAGGGGGCAAGATGGAAGGTAAGATCAAGCGCCGGGTACCGATTGTCCCTGTACTGGCATCGTGGCTGGAAACGTATCCGTTTACGGGGGTTCCGAAAAACTGGTATAAGAAGGTGGAAGTCCTCAAGAGGGCGGTCCAGCCCGAGCAATGGGTCAGCGATATCCTGCGACACACCAGCATCAGCTACCAGATCGAACGCGACGAGGACATAGGCAAGGTGGCGACCCGGAACGGTACCAGCGATAGCATGATTACCCTGCACTACCGCGATGTGGTTGAGGACCCGGCTGATGTTACTGCCTTTTGGACGCTGACTCCCGAATCCGTCAAGGACGTTGTTCTTGCCGGGGCCTTACCTGCCCGACACAGTCTCTCATGGCCCTCCGACCGTGACCTCAAGGTGCTGGTCTGGGAAAAGCCCTTGTCTCGTCTGGCCGATGGTCTCGGGGTGTCAGACCAGGCTATCCGCAAACGCTGCCTCAAGCGCGGGATAGAGCTGCCCAAGAATGGGCACTGGCAGCGGGAAAGGAGAACCGGGTGA